From the genome of Blautia pseudococcoides, one region includes:
- a CDS encoding helix-turn-helix domain-containing protein codes for MYNILIVDDEYYICEGLHNKIRLLNFPEAGQIRTCLSGEDALEICHTYKPQIVFTDIKMNGMDGISLIHALSKKLHPVQFIVLSGYDDFDYVRGAFQNGAMDYLLKPILNDSLAKVLAKAFSAFQSYPHVPHKFRENLFHLSENLLQKLTQLPANGTPSASFLTGLANEGIEDNCCIAILAFRSPQTYEAMNHKINAVYDTISHVLCNTLSQFEIVIICAAESYEPLKNLLLGTIDANKDSCVGCLMSPSDISGIARLFQRAQEYICLRLPLGYGHLFTDMTPMAKQGIPQKLKHMMNQFIQTPSLIANSAQRITFINKIEELTIPDLNIFYHYFNEVLGAALSTLNYFELSQRCPPLSSFSDYESLENYLYNKLSRYSQQISQHPESSNSLDMVKNYVDTHYMEELTLSALADRFFMSYSYLSKSFHKTFHMPFQEYLRMVRMEHALEFLKNPNLSIQQIAANVGYENAFNFSRAFKSQYGVSPNHFRNNS; via the coding sequence ATGTACAATATCCTGATTGTCGATGACGAATATTATATCTGCGAGGGCCTGCATAACAAGATTCGCCTGCTTAATTTCCCGGAAGCCGGCCAAATCCGAACCTGCCTGAGCGGGGAAGATGCCCTTGAAATTTGCCATACATACAAACCTCAGATTGTATTTACTGATATCAAAATGAACGGCATGGATGGTATCAGCCTGATTCATGCTTTGAGCAAAAAACTTCATCCCGTCCAGTTTATTGTGCTCAGTGGATATGATGATTTTGATTATGTAAGAGGCGCTTTTCAGAACGGAGCCATGGACTATCTCCTTAAACCGATCCTCAACGATAGTCTGGCAAAAGTTCTCGCAAAAGCTTTCTCCGCTTTTCAGAGTTATCCACATGTTCCTCACAAATTCCGGGAAAATCTTTTCCACCTTTCGGAAAATCTTTTGCAGAAGCTGACACAGCTTCCCGCTAATGGGACTCCTTCCGCTTCTTTTCTTACCGGTCTTGCCAATGAAGGAATTGAGGATAACTGCTGTATTGCCATATTGGCTTTTCGTTCCCCTCAGACCTATGAGGCAATGAACCATAAGATCAATGCGGTTTATGATACCATCAGCCATGTTTTATGCAATACGTTATCACAGTTTGAGATTGTTATTATCTGTGCTGCCGAAAGTTATGAACCCCTCAAAAATCTTCTTCTGGGTACTATTGATGCAAACAAAGATTCCTGCGTGGGGTGTCTGATGTCTCCTTCCGACATATCCGGTATTGCCCGGCTTTTTCAGAGAGCACAGGAATATATCTGTCTGCGTCTTCCCCTGGGATACGGACATCTCTTTACAGATATGACGCCAATGGCAAAACAGGGCATTCCTCAAAAGCTTAAACATATGATGAATCAGTTTATCCAAACACCTTCCCTGATTGCCAACAGTGCACAGCGCATTACTTTTATTAATAAAATCGAAGAGCTCACCATACCAGATTTGAACATTTTTTATCATTACTTTAACGAGGTACTCGGTGCAGCCTTATCCACACTAAACTATTTTGAACTGAGCCAGCGCTGTCCTCCTCTCTCTTCTTTTTCGGATTATGAGAGTCTGGAAAACTACCTTTATAATAAACTGTCCCGGTATTCACAGCAAATTTCCCAGCATCCTGAGTCTTCCAATTCTTTGGATATGGTAAAAAATTATGTGGATACGCATTACATGGAGGAACTGACGCTTTCCGCTTTAGCTGACCGTTTCTTTATGAGTTATTCCTATTTGAGCAAGTCTTTTCATAAGACATTCCATATGCCCTTTCAGGAATATCTGCGAATGGTCCGTATGGAACATGCACTGGAGTTTTTGAAGAATCCCAATCTCTCCATTCAGCAAATCGCAGCAAATGTAGGGTATGAAAACGCGTTTAATTTTTCCAGAGCCTTTAAATCCCAGTACGGCGTTTCTCCGAATCATTTTCGTAATAATTCCTGA
- a CDS encoding glycoside hydrolase family 32 protein, with the protein MENKKDMNGLLQKAREYERNEIPDIPAGQKPSFHACAPIGWVNDPNGFSVFQDEIHLMCQYHPYSTQWGPMHWAHFKSKDFIKWEQMPACLAPDQEYDSFGCFSGSAIEFEGKHVLVYTDVVVGKDEEGKHFERQTQCIAVGDGVDYEKSDVNPIIGTDMLPEGASKVDFRDPKIWKDGNIFYVIVGSRNEDGSGQLLLYSSDNLKQWKYCGVVDKCENRYGKMWECPDMFQLEGKCVILTSPQDMYAEGLEFHNGNGTLCLIGEYDKEQVKFIRESVSAVDYGLDFYATQTLETKDGRRVMIAWMQSWDNYLTPGEFRWSGLMSIPREIHVKNSRLYQLPVKELENYYANTVMYNNIPVQEKTELNGISGREIDMTIEIQEGGYEKFWIQLAKNESFYSEIVYDAKKGTVSFDRNYSGLRRDFICRRSMNVEGRNGKIKLRVLMDKYTVELFVNDGAQAMTSLIYTPLDADKILFNADGTAYIDIVKHDVVVE; encoded by the coding sequence ATGGAAAATAAAAAAGATATGAATGGATTGCTGCAGAAAGCAAGAGAATATGAAAGGAATGAAATCCCTGACATTCCTGCAGGACAAAAACCTTCTTTTCATGCCTGTGCCCCAATCGGCTGGGTAAATGATCCCAATGGGTTCTCGGTGTTTCAGGATGAAATACATTTAATGTGTCAGTATCATCCATACAGTACGCAATGGGGACCGATGCATTGGGCGCATTTTAAATCAAAAGATTTTATTAAGTGGGAGCAGATGCCTGCCTGTCTTGCGCCCGATCAGGAATACGATAGTTTCGGATGTTTTTCGGGAAGCGCCATAGAATTTGAAGGAAAACATGTATTGGTCTATACCGATGTCGTTGTTGGAAAAGATGAAGAAGGAAAACACTTTGAACGTCAGACACAGTGTATAGCAGTCGGAGATGGCGTTGATTATGAAAAGTCTGATGTGAATCCGATCATAGGAACGGACATGCTTCCGGAAGGAGCCAGCAAGGTCGATTTCCGTGATCCGAAAATCTGGAAAGACGGAAATATATTTTATGTGATTGTCGGAAGTCGAAATGAGGATGGAAGCGGACAGTTGCTGTTATATTCCTCAGATAATCTGAAGCAGTGGAAGTATTGTGGTGTTGTAGATAAGTGTGAGAACCGATATGGAAAAATGTGGGAATGTCCGGATATGTTTCAGCTTGAAGGAAAGTGTGTTATTTTGACATCACCGCAGGATATGTATGCGGAGGGACTGGAATTTCACAATGGAAACGGAACACTTTGTTTGATTGGAGAATATGACAAAGAGCAGGTAAAATTCATACGGGAGTCTGTAAGTGCCGTTGATTATGGTCTGGATTTCTATGCAACACAGACTCTGGAAACGAAAGATGGACGCAGAGTTATGATTGCATGGATGCAGTCATGGGATAACTATTTGACTCCGGGAGAATTTAGATGGTCTGGGCTTATGTCGATTCCAAGAGAAATTCATGTAAAAAACAGCAGGTTATATCAGCTTCCGGTAAAAGAGTTGGAAAATTATTACGCAAATACAGTTATGTATAACAATATTCCGGTTCAGGAAAAAACAGAATTGAATGGGATTTCCGGAAGAGAAATTGACATGACCATTGAAATTCAGGAAGGCGGGTATGAAAAATTCTGGATTCAACTGGCAAAGAATGAGAGTTTTTATTCGGAAATCGTTTATGATGCAAAAAAAGGAACCGTTTCCTTTGACCGAAATTATTCTGGACTGAGGAGAGACTTTATCTGCCGTAGAAGCATGAATGTGGAAGGCAGAAATGGAAAAATCAAACTTCGTGTGTTAATGGACAAATATACGGTTGAACTATTTGTAAATGACGGTGCCCAGGCAATGACTTCTCTTATTTATACACCGCTGGATGCAGATAAGATTCTATTTAATGCTGACGGAACAGCTTATATAGATATTGTGAAACACGATGTTGTTGTAGAATAA
- a CDS encoding sensor histidine kinase, translating into MSFFTKRTLVQKICILSLLFLTIPTLFFSFYLYKKQTRELHTQLIHEQGIAIEQTTKTLDNILTSISDLSRDIAYSQPLNNYLGKHYRMGLNKFPVWSEKYLGEIIASIKYSLKYRNLGVNTANIFTTTPLEEEGSYFWSADRLVNLDFFQQFQEAESEFGLFYLDAKQTEVFHDTCGYSTSSADKNIILVIQKINTEYQGSCMGYIVFECSPSKIFPTLFRPSQNGNYFAWFQDSQKGYGAEPPQNLEELLNDDADSAPFFINSGKEQYICCMMEHFDIMIMNTQPLTFYSSNRPVFSLSLALASFAVLQFILLTIFIRKSFHQLHTDLNLMDAIIAHGFKEKIPETRSDEIGMIAHRYNILLDKINSLIQETVEKETTQTQAQLKALQYQINPHFIYNTLSIFSGYASQHGQEILAESIASFGQILRYNIKNDGLYATIESELRTAVSLINVYNIRYFNQLRLTTDVPESVQKIQIIKFLLQPLLENSILHGLVSPNTSLHIHISIKPLADFMEIQVCDDGDGMSPDRLSEVLYSLEHPSETLLDSSNGTFIGLQNIYRRLKLFYSQRAQLTIESREHHGTTIIIHIPADVIKEES; encoded by the coding sequence ATGAGCTTTTTCACCAAACGAACACTGGTTCAAAAAATATGTATATTATCCCTGCTCTTTTTGACGATTCCCACACTGTTTTTTTCCTTCTATCTGTATAAAAAACAAACACGGGAATTACACACACAGTTGATTCATGAACAGGGCATAGCGATCGAACAGACAACGAAAACACTGGATAATATTCTTACTTCTATTTCAGACCTTTCAAGAGATATTGCCTACTCACAACCCCTGAATAATTATCTCGGAAAACATTATCGTATGGGGCTGAATAAATTTCCTGTATGGTCTGAAAAATATCTGGGCGAAATCATTGCTTCTATCAAATATTCTTTAAAATACAGAAATCTGGGTGTCAACACAGCCAACATTTTTACAACAACTCCTCTGGAGGAGGAAGGCAGCTATTTCTGGTCTGCAGACCGGCTTGTAAATCTGGATTTTTTTCAACAATTTCAGGAAGCAGAAAGCGAATTTGGCCTTTTTTATCTCGATGCGAAACAAACTGAAGTTTTTCATGATACCTGCGGATACTCCACAAGTTCTGCAGACAAAAATATCATCCTGGTCATACAAAAAATCAACACAGAATACCAGGGTTCCTGTATGGGATATATTGTTTTTGAATGCTCCCCGTCCAAAATATTTCCGACTCTGTTTCGTCCTTCGCAAAACGGAAATTATTTTGCCTGGTTTCAGGACTCCCAAAAAGGTTACGGGGCGGAACCACCCCAAAACCTGGAGGAGCTTCTTAATGATGATGCAGATTCCGCTCCGTTTTTCATAAACTCCGGTAAAGAACAATACATCTGCTGTATGATGGAGCATTTTGACATTATGATCATGAACACGCAGCCGCTTACTTTTTATTCCAGTAACCGCCCTGTGTTCAGTCTTTCCCTGGCACTGGCCTCATTTGCTGTACTTCAGTTTATACTGTTAACAATTTTTATCCGAAAATCTTTTCATCAGCTTCACACCGACCTGAACCTGATGGATGCCATTATTGCCCACGGCTTTAAAGAAAAAATTCCTGAGACACGTTCCGACGAAATCGGCATGATCGCCCACCGATACAATATTTTACTGGATAAGATAAATTCCCTGATACAGGAAACCGTAGAGAAAGAAACCACTCAGACTCAGGCTCAGCTAAAAGCTCTGCAATATCAGATCAATCCGCATTTTATCTATAACACACTGAGTATTTTTTCCGGATACGCTTCCCAGCATGGCCAGGAAATACTTGCGGAATCTATCGCCTCCTTTGGGCAGATTCTCCGCTATAACATAAAAAATGATGGACTGTACGCAACGATTGAATCAGAGCTTCGCACTGCTGTCTCTTTGATCAACGTGTACAATATCCGCTATTTTAATCAATTGCGTTTAACTACAGATGTTCCTGAATCCGTTCAAAAGATACAGATCATTAAATTTTTACTGCAGCCTCTTTTGGAAAATTCCATTCTACACGGATTGGTATCGCCTAACACTTCACTGCATATACACATTTCCATTAAACCACTGGCTGATTTTATGGAAATACAGGTTTGCGATGATGGAGACGGTATGTCACCGGACCGATTATCAGAGGTATTATACAGCCTGGAGCATCCTTCTGAAACTTTACTGGATTCTTCCAACGGCACATTTATCGGACTGCAGAACATCTATAGACGACTGAAACTTTTTTACAGCCAACGTGCTCAGCTTACAATTGAAAGCCGTGAACACCATGGGACTACTATAATAATTCATATTCCGGCTGACGTAATAAAGGAGGAGTCATGA
- a CDS encoding ABC transporter substrate-binding protein: MKKRTIALTLAMLTMVSAVGCGKSESGNTAKGGNESASGPVEIEFWYGLGGTLGETMEEMIVAFNESQDEIVVKGVVQSSYEETSKMLQAAIASGEVPACYLGSHIDSTTFAEKGVLEYMDDYIAADPEFDKDDIIEAFMDYCRDSEGYVYSLPVWGTTQVVYYRKDMFEEVGLDPDEVFATWQNVADAARTLQEHYKTEEPNFFGFEPMSGPDCLVDIACSNAGTIVSEDEKTVTFNSDAFVEAMESARKWINEEKIMGIHFGGDGWEYWYKTIDDVMQGRAGGYIGSSGDQGDLDFDIIAAHVQPGFNDNPPKPYVDPITAAIVKKAPDVEKQAAFKFLTYLNKVGTKNFSMSAGYVPVRSSVKEDEEYKAYLEKNPQALVPIEQAELGRRKWHDITGGDVMTALSDACDLIEIENVPAKEALDDAAVIAQQALDEYWANQE; this comes from the coding sequence ATGAAAAAACGAACAATTGCACTGACACTGGCAATGCTGACAATGGTATCAGCAGTTGGATGCGGAAAGTCTGAATCCGGAAATACAGCAAAGGGCGGAAACGAAAGCGCTTCAGGCCCGGTGGAAATTGAATTCTGGTACGGGCTGGGGGGAACTCTGGGTGAGACTATGGAAGAGATGATTGTAGCCTTTAATGAGTCACAGGATGAGATTGTTGTGAAAGGTGTGGTTCAGTCAAGCTATGAGGAGACCAGTAAGATGCTGCAGGCGGCGATTGCATCCGGAGAAGTTCCGGCCTGTTATTTGGGCAGCCACATAGACTCCACTACGTTTGCGGAAAAAGGGGTATTGGAATATATGGATGATTATATTGCTGCAGATCCTGAATTTGACAAAGATGACATTATAGAAGCCTTCATGGATTATTGCCGGGACAGTGAAGGTTATGTGTACAGCCTTCCGGTATGGGGAACTACACAGGTAGTTTACTATAGAAAAGATATGTTTGAAGAAGTGGGCCTGGATCCGGATGAAGTATTTGCTACCTGGCAGAATGTTGCTGATGCAGCACGTACGCTGCAGGAACATTATAAAACAGAGGAACCCAATTTCTTCGGATTTGAGCCAATGTCCGGACCTGACTGTCTGGTTGACATTGCATGCAGTAATGCAGGAACCATTGTAAGTGAAGACGAGAAAACCGTTACCTTTAACAGTGACGCATTTGTGGAAGCAATGGAATCTGCCCGCAAATGGATCAATGAAGAGAAAATCATGGGAATCCACTTTGGCGGAGACGGCTGGGAATATTGGTATAAGACCATTGATGATGTAATGCAGGGAAGGGCCGGAGGATATATAGGTTCCAGCGGAGACCAGGGAGACCTTGATTTTGACATTATTGCGGCACATGTGCAGCCCGGATTTAACGACAACCCGCCGAAACCTTATGTAGACCCCATTACAGCGGCAATTGTGAAGAAAGCACCGGATGTTGAAAAACAGGCAGCTTTCAAATTTCTTACCTATCTTAATAAAGTGGGAACAAAAAATTTCTCTATGAGTGCAGGATATGTACCGGTACGCAGTTCTGTAAAAGAAGATGAAGAGTATAAAGCATATTTGGAAAAGAATCCACAGGCACTTGTGCCGATCGAACAGGCTGAACTTGGACGCAGAAAGTGGCATGATATTACCGGTGGTGACGTAATGACGGCTTTGTCCGATGCATGTGACCTGATCGAGATTGAAAATGTACCGGCAAAAGAAGCGCTGGATGACGCGGCAGTTATTGCGCAGCAGGCATTGGATGAATACTGGGCAAATCAGGAATAG
- a CDS encoding carbohydrate ABC transporter permease: MQKEGKRKAKVHYSRKENLTGILFVVPALIPLLIFWVIPVVWSGGLSFTDWDMMSENINFMGLKNFASLLRDPKFGDVLWNTLVFAVGSTVPTIVLGLLVALLMNGARKGTGVYRTVIFAPYITPMVAVSVVWSWIFEPRVGILNYILGLFGLPGSQWTQSSSTAMLSVLIVTVWKGIGWTMIFYMEALRKVPQSLKEAAAIDGANGFQQFWKVTLPMISPTTFFLVIMSSISSLQAYDQIQVLTQGGPAGSTRTLLYYYYQEAFRNFETGKASAVAVVLVLITVVLSWAETEISKKTVFYN; the protein is encoded by the coding sequence ATGCAGAAAGAGGGAAAGAGAAAAGCAAAAGTGCATTATTCACGGAAAGAGAATCTCACAGGGATTTTGTTTGTGGTGCCGGCGTTGATTCCGCTGCTGATCTTCTGGGTAATACCGGTAGTATGGTCCGGTGGGCTCAGCTTTACGGACTGGGATATGATGTCTGAAAATATCAACTTCATGGGTCTTAAGAATTTTGCCAGTCTGTTGAGGGACCCTAAATTTGGGGACGTACTGTGGAATACACTGGTTTTTGCAGTGGGGAGCACCGTTCCGACGATTGTTTTAGGGTTATTGGTTGCATTATTGATGAATGGAGCAAGAAAAGGAACCGGGGTGTATCGTACCGTGATCTTCGCACCGTATATCACACCCATGGTTGCAGTTAGTGTGGTATGGTCCTGGATTTTTGAACCACGTGTGGGGATTTTGAACTATATTCTGGGGCTCTTTGGACTTCCCGGCAGTCAGTGGACACAAAGCAGCAGTACAGCGATGCTCAGTGTTTTGATCGTGACTGTATGGAAGGGTATCGGTTGGACCATGATCTTTTATATGGAAGCGCTTCGGAAGGTTCCGCAGAGTTTGAAGGAGGCAGCAGCCATTGATGGCGCCAATGGATTTCAGCAGTTTTGGAAAGTTACGCTTCCAATGATATCTCCTACAACATTTTTCCTGGTTATCATGTCCAGTATCAGTTCGCTTCAGGCGTATGACCAGATTCAGGTACTGACACAGGGAGGTCCGGCAGGTTCCACCCGTACACTGCTATATTATTACTATCAGGAAGCGTTCAGAAATTTTGAAACCGGAAAAGCCTCAGCGGTGGCAGTGGTGCTGGTGCTTATAACTGTGGTTCTTTCCTGGGCTGAGACTGAAATTTCTAAGAAAACCGTATTCTATAACTAG
- a CDS encoding carbohydrate ABC transporter permease: MTRKKGIKNSLVHVVLVLTSFLIAFPFLWMFTNSIKTKNEIWEVPPKVFPSVAQWINYGDALADGTFFKYMWNSAYTAVIITAVILINSAMFAYALVHIHFRGKNILIALIMITYIMPASTTYVPSYVILSKLGLMNTHAGYIFSSCASIFNIFFLRTVFAQISPGIVEAARIDGAGHWKILWKVVSPMSVSSFVTLGLLSFLGSYNSFMWPSLLIHDKEKYLVSMGLQAFFTSEGAYGLKWGTIMAACCVIVFPLLLLFFFGQRWILNGITSDAAVKE; encoded by the coding sequence GTGACGAGAAAAAAAGGAATAAAGAATAGTCTGGTTCATGTGGTTTTGGTTTTGACAAGTTTTTTAATAGCATTTCCATTTCTATGGATGTTCACCAATTCCATAAAGACGAAAAATGAAATCTGGGAAGTTCCGCCAAAGGTTTTTCCTTCAGTGGCACAGTGGATCAACTACGGAGATGCTCTGGCAGACGGAACATTTTTTAAATATATGTGGAATAGTGCTTACACAGCGGTTATTATTACAGCAGTGATCTTAATTAATTCAGCAATGTTTGCATATGCGCTGGTTCATATCCATTTTCGCGGGAAAAATATTTTGATCGCATTGATCATGATTACATACATTATGCCGGCCAGTACAACTTATGTGCCATCATATGTGATTTTATCAAAATTAGGATTGATGAATACCCATGCCGGCTATATTTTTTCCAGTTGTGCAAGTATTTTTAATATCTTTTTTTTAAGAACGGTATTTGCACAGATCAGTCCGGGTATTGTGGAAGCGGCACGTATTGACGGGGCAGGACATTGGAAGATTCTATGGAAGGTAGTTTCCCCCATGTCAGTTTCATCGTTTGTTACCCTGGGATTACTTTCCTTCCTGGGCAGTTATAACAGTTTTATGTGGCCTTCCTTATTGATTCACGATAAAGAAAAATACCTGGTGAGCATGGGCCTGCAGGCATTCTTCACATCGGAAGGTGCTTATGGATTGAAGTGGGGAACTATTATGGCAGCATGTTGTGTGATCGTATTTCCATTGTTGTTACTGTTCTTTTTCGGACAACGTTGGATTTTAAACGGAATTACCAGTGATGCTGCGGTAAAAGAATAA
- a CDS encoding sugar phosphate isomerase/epimerase family protein, producing MLETSVNTDYNNDLHDWASMEHQICCLAEAGFTHTQWIHDWSEEYMYSKSEMLQAGAVLKHYGVKGHSVHATEGGSRKDYTNANEYLRLAGADLLKNRIDLCTHMGANVMVLHMQLPFREFEKNESNMKDYYRQVYRSFDEIQGYAKAAGVKIALENLLLTPMKYQIDKYERIFDRYDDDFIGLCYDSGHASIMSQDNYYVFLEKYYDRLYATHLQDTDSIAPEKLNDAQAVVMADAHRVPFTGVLDWDQIARWVAKAPIDLPADFEVGLKYGEAFESHEEEISLLKDCHERALRFHQMILDAKASESVCD from the coding sequence ATGTTGGAAACATCAGTAAATACAGACTATAACAATGACTTGCATGATTGGGCAAGTATGGAACATCAGATATGTTGTCTGGCGGAGGCGGGTTTTACGCATACACAGTGGATCCATGACTGGTCGGAAGAATATATGTACAGTAAAAGTGAAATGCTTCAGGCAGGAGCAGTTCTGAAACATTACGGAGTAAAGGGACATTCTGTTCATGCAACGGAGGGGGGAAGCCGAAAAGATTACACAAACGCAAATGAGTATTTGCGGCTGGCGGGAGCAGACCTTTTAAAAAACAGGATTGATCTGTGTACGCATATGGGAGCAAATGTAATGGTTTTACATATGCAGCTTCCATTTCGGGAATTTGAGAAAAATGAAAGTAATATGAAAGATTATTACCGGCAGGTATACCGTTCCTTCGATGAGATACAGGGCTATGCGAAAGCGGCGGGGGTAAAAATTGCACTGGAGAACCTTCTGCTGACGCCTATGAAGTACCAGATTGATAAGTATGAGAGAATTTTTGACAGGTATGATGATGATTTTATAGGATTGTGTTATGATTCCGGTCATGCCAGTATTATGAGCCAGGATAACTATTATGTATTCCTGGAAAAATATTATGACCGTCTCTATGCGACACACCTTCAGGATACAGATTCCATTGCACCCGAAAAGTTGAATGACGCGCAGGCGGTGGTGATGGCAGATGCTCATAGAGTACCATTTACCGGAGTGCTGGATTGGGATCAGATTGCCCGCTGGGTGGCAAAAGCTCCAATAGATCTTCCTGCGGATTTTGAGGTAGGATTAAAATATGGAGAAGCATTTGAGTCCCATGAGGAAGAAATAAGTCTGCTGAAAGACTGTCATGAGAGAGCTCTCAGATTTCATCAAATGATACTGGATGCAAAAGCTTCGGAAAGTGTTTGTGATTGA
- a CDS encoding MBL fold metallo-hydrolase, translated as MKIKYLGTAAAEGIPALFCNCPLCTYAREHRKREVRTRSQALIDEKLLIDFPADSYKHALENKIDLSAVSHLLITHSHDDHFYPMDLFMRHPEYGKKWGAEQLHIYGNSAVIRLLKEMAERFSVEDIWKYIIPLEIKPFDELEIENYKITALPARHMQTEDALLFLIEKENTAFLYGNDTGIPDEKFWEGLRGKKLTGASMDCTMGKGKSFYHGHMGFGDILELKERMEKEGVADQETAWVVTHFSHNGGWTYERMTEDLKDTVFQAAFDGMCIEIGK; from the coding sequence ATGAAAATTAAATATTTAGGCACCGCAGCAGCAGAGGGCATCCCAGCCTTATTTTGCAATTGTCCGTTATGTACATATGCCAGAGAACACCGTAAGAGAGAAGTAAGAACGAGATCCCAGGCATTGATTGATGAAAAGCTGCTGATCGATTTCCCGGCAGACAGTTACAAACATGCATTAGAAAATAAAATAGATCTGTCAGCAGTTTCGCATCTTTTGATTACCCACTCACATGATGATCATTTTTATCCTATGGATCTATTCATGCGTCATCCGGAATACGGAAAAAAATGGGGAGCCGAGCAGCTTCATATTTACGGAAACAGTGCGGTTATCCGTCTTTTAAAGGAGATGGCAGAAAGATTTTCCGTTGAAGATATATGGAAATATATTATTCCTCTTGAAATTAAGCCATTTGACGAACTGGAGATAGAAAATTACAAAATCACAGCATTGCCTGCCAGACATATGCAGACAGAAGACGCGTTATTGTTTTTAATTGAAAAAGAGAACACAGCCTTCTTATATGGCAATGATACAGGAATTCCGGACGAGAAATTCTGGGAGGGATTAAGAGGTAAAAAATTAACCGGTGCAAGTATGGACTGCACCATGGGAAAGGGAAAATCATTCTACCACGGACATATGGGATTTGGAGACATTCTGGAATTAAAAGAAAGAATGGAAAAAGAAGGGGTAGCCGATCAGGAGACTGCATGGGTAGTGACACATTTCTCGCATAATGGCGGCTGGACATATGAAAGGATGACAGAAGACCTGAAAGATACTGTATTTCAGGCGGCTTTTGATGGTATGTGTATAGAAATAGGTAAGTAA
- a CDS encoding MFS transporter, translating to MKNARKNSAAALGMVCWIVYFSIYLGRLNFSASMGDMTQTGLWGKTELGSVAAAFYLAYGLAQIPCGILGDKISPKKLVSIGLIGTTAANLLFPFVDSVTGMQILWFLNGVSQAMIWPPVVKMVINLTYGQQSVNIILMLSFTAPAGMLAAYLLDAVMLKAANWRYCFWSAGIWLAAVVLLWQTAIPIIEKKAEKVQKPIQNTQPGKRQVNKKEISLAASGVLWMLTAAFIHGVLKDGLTTWIPTYLIERFTISSSLSVIISMVIPIVNLSGVYMAGYGNRTLFKNETKTGAVFFGVSVLCIALMMTGLSLPGSMVVFAVVTSMMTGVNTLFVSLLPMHFRGEGKVSTATGVLNAITHLGSAAASILFGALTEKFGWGGTEFAWCLCGIAGMFCCIIPIKRWGNIRKNIYTEY from the coding sequence ATGAAAAATGCAAGAAAAAACAGTGCAGCAGCATTGGGAATGGTATGTTGGATCGTATATTTTTCGATCTATCTTGGACGTTTGAATTTTTCTGCAAGTATGGGTGATATGACTCAGACAGGATTGTGGGGGAAAACAGAGCTGGGAAGTGTTGCGGCGGCATTTTATCTGGCATACGGACTGGCTCAGATTCCCTGCGGCATTCTGGGAGACAAAATTTCGCCTAAGAAACTGGTTTCCATTGGTCTGATTGGGACTACAGCGGCCAATTTATTATTTCCGTTTGTTGACAGCGTTACAGGAATGCAGATTCTGTGGTTTTTAAATGGTGTATCCCAGGCCATGATCTGGCCGCCGGTGGTAAAGATGGTGATAAATCTGACTTACGGACAGCAGTCGGTAAATATTATCTTAATGTTGTCATTTACAGCTCCGGCGGGAATGCTTGCGGCATATCTTCTGGATGCAGTTATGCTAAAGGCAGCAAACTGGAGATACTGTTTCTGGAGTGCCGGAATCTGGCTTGCTGCAGTTGTGCTGTTGTGGCAGACCGCAATTCCGATCATTGAGAAAAAAGCTGAAAAAGTTCAGAAGCCAATTCAGAATACACAGCCCGGCAAAAGGCAGGTAAATAAAAAGGAGATATCTCTGGCAGCTTCCGGGGTTTTGTGGATGCTTACTGCTGCGTTTATTCATGGCGTATTAAAAGATGGACTGACAACCTGGATACCTACTTATCTGATAGAAAGATTTACCATCAGTTCGTCATTATCGGTTATTATTTCTATGGTGATTCCCATAGTGAATCTGTCAGGTGTCTATATGGCAGGATATGGGAACCGGACGCTTTTTAAGAATGAAACCAAGACCGGAGCAGTTTTCTTTGGGGTTTCTGTTTTATGCATTGCTTTGATGATGACAGGACTTTCCCTTCCGGGAAGTATGGTGGTATTTGCAGTGGTTACCAGTATGATGACAGGAGTAAATACATTGTTTGTCAGTTTACTGCCCATGCATTTCCGTGGTGAAGGTAAAGTATCTACCGCAACAGGGGTTTTAAATGCCATTACCCACCTGGGAAGTGCAGCAGCCAGTATCCTGTTCGGTGCGCTGACAGAAAAGTTTGGTTGGGGTGGAACAGAATTTGCCTGGTGTCTGTGTGGAATTGCCGGAATGTTCTGCTGCATAATACCTATAAAACGCTGGGGGAATATCAGAAAGAATATTTATACGGAATACTGA